The following are from one region of the Planctomycetia bacterium genome:
- the rpsK gene encoding 30S ribosomal protein S11: MSKAKRRKVRRNVTMGVAHIKATFNNTQVTITDNKGDVLCWASAGTSNFKGSRKSTPFAGQCAAQQCAEKAMKFGVKELEVRVKGPGSGRESAITALQSAGLTIKTIEDVTPLPHNGCRPPKKRRV; the protein is encoded by the coding sequence GTGTCGAAAGCCAAGCGTAGAAAAGTCCGCCGCAACGTCACGATGGGCGTCGCCCACATCAAAGCGACGTTCAACAACACCCAGGTTACGATCACCGACAACAAGGGTGACGTGCTTTGCTGGGCCAGCGCCGGCACCAGTAACTTCAAGGGAAGCCGGAAAAGCACCCCGTTCGCCGGGCAGTGCGCTGCTCAGCAATGTGCCGAGAAGGCCATGAAGTTCGGCGTCAAGGAACTGGAAGTCCGCGTCAAGGGGCCCGGGTCGGGTCGCGAAAGCGCGATCACGGCCCTGCAATCGGCCGGCCTGACCATCAAGACCATTGAAGACGTCACCCCGTTGCCTCACAACGGCTGCCGTCCGCCTAAGAAGCGCCGCGTCTAA
- the rpsD gene encoding 30S ribosomal protein S4, with the protein MARHTGPVCRLCRREGMKLFLKGTRCDTPKCAIERRDTAPGMHNSRRTKLTDYGVHLREKQKVKHYYGILERQFRTYFRLATRYHGNTGDALMSLLERRMDNIVHRAGFGLSRAQARQLIRHGHFTVNGRRVDVPSYLMKPGDVIRVKNRIKSLSAVQTCLAENSREVPDFLSRNEGVGIPEAVVQRLPEAGDVSIPVQTQLIVELCSK; encoded by the coding sequence ATGGCTCGTCATACTGGACCTGTTTGCCGACTCTGTCGCCGCGAAGGGATGAAGCTGTTCCTCAAGGGAACCCGCTGCGATACCCCCAAGTGCGCCATCGAACGCCGCGACACCGCCCCGGGCATGCACAATTCCCGCCGGACGAAGTTGACTGACTATGGCGTCCACCTTCGCGAAAAGCAGAAGGTCAAGCACTATTACGGCATTCTGGAACGGCAGTTCCGCACTTATTTCAGGTTGGCCACGCGCTACCACGGCAATACCGGGGATGCGTTGATGAGCCTGCTGGAACGGCGGATGGACAACATTGTCCACCGCGCCGGCTTCGGCCTGAGCCGCGCCCAGGCGCGGCAATTGATTCGCCACGGCCATTTCACGGTCAACGGTCGCCGGGTCGACGTGCCCAGCTACCTGATGAAGCCGGGCGACGTGATCCGCGTCAAGAACCGCATCAAAAGCCTGTCGGCCGTCCAGACCTGTCTGGCGGAAAACAGCCGGGAAGTCCCCGACTTCCTCTCCCGCAACGAAGGCGTCGGGATTCCCGAAGCCGTCGTGCAGCGGCTGCCCGAGGCGGGCGACGTTTCGATTCCGGTGCAGACGCAGTTGATCGTCGAGTTGTGCTCCAAGTAA
- the rpsM gene encoding 30S ribosomal protein S13 — protein sequence MPRLMGVDIPNDRPAVISLQYLYGVGPKVARELCHKAGVDPHVKARELGEDELARMAALLDKDYVVEGQLRRQVAQNISRLRDISCYRGIRHRRGLPVRGQRTRTNARTRKGPKKTVAGKKGVKDLK from the coding sequence AACGATCGCCCGGCGGTGATCAGCTTGCAGTACCTCTACGGCGTGGGGCCGAAGGTGGCGCGCGAGCTGTGCCACAAAGCCGGCGTGGATCCGCACGTCAAGGCCCGTGAATTGGGCGAAGATGAGCTGGCCCGTATGGCCGCCTTGTTGGACAAGGACTACGTGGTGGAAGGCCAGTTGCGCCGCCAAGTGGCCCAGAACATCTCGCGCCTGCGCGATATTAGCTGCTACCGTGGCATCCGCCACCGCCGCGGCCTGCCGGTCCGTGGCCAACGCACACGAACCAACGCTCGTACCCGCAAAGGCCCGAAGAAGACCGTGGCCGGCAAGAAGGGCGTCAAGGACTTGAAGTAA
- a CDS encoding DNA-directed RNA polymerase subunit alpha produces MRIRWRGFELPSLVTCERSSLTSTYGKFVAEPFERGFGVTVGNSLRRILLSSLEGSAITQIKINNAQHEFTTLAGVVEDMTDIVLNIKALIVKNHSDQTKVVSIDKTTKGVITGHDVICDSTVQIINKDHVIATLTDDVPFRVEMVIENGRGYIPATEHMAKDHEIGIIPLDAVFSPVVRVRYEIEETRVGQKTNYDKLTLEIWTNGSIGPEMALVEAAKILRKHLNPFVQYSELGAQVHAEGRGLGGLIDSATEQKLNMSLAELNLSVRASNCLESENIRTVRDLVTKSEDQLLDVRNFGDTTLNEVKEKLTDLGLRLGMRVPTTARV; encoded by the coding sequence ATGCGCATTCGTTGGCGTGGATTTGAGCTTCCGAGTCTGGTTACTTGCGAACGGTCGTCGCTGACTTCGACGTACGGCAAATTCGTGGCCGAACCGTTCGAACGCGGCTTCGGCGTCACCGTGGGCAATAGCCTGCGCCGGATTCTGCTTTCCAGCTTGGAAGGCAGTGCCATTACGCAAATTAAAATCAACAACGCCCAGCACGAGTTCACCACGCTCGCGGGCGTCGTGGAAGACATGACCGACATCGTCTTGAATATCAAGGCGCTGATCGTCAAGAACCACAGCGATCAGACGAAAGTCGTCTCGATCGACAAGACCACCAAGGGCGTGATCACCGGCCATGATGTAATCTGCGACTCGACGGTCCAGATCATCAACAAGGATCACGTAATCGCCACGTTGACGGACGACGTGCCGTTCCGCGTGGAAATGGTCATCGAAAACGGCCGTGGGTACATCCCCGCCACCGAGCACATGGCCAAGGACCACGAAATCGGCATCATCCCGCTCGACGCCGTGTTCAGCCCGGTCGTCCGCGTGCGTTACGAGATCGAAGAAACCCGCGTCGGCCAGAAGACGAACTACGACAAACTCACGCTGGAAATCTGGACCAACGGTTCGATCGGCCCCGAGATGGCCCTGGTCGAAGCCGCCAAGATTCTTCGCAAGCATCTCAACCCGTTCGTCCAGTACAGCGAGTTGGGTGCGCAGGTCCACGCCGAAGGGCGCGGGCTGGGCGGCCTGATCGATTCCGCCACCGAGCAGAAGCTCAATATGAGCCTCGCGGAGTTGAATCTCTCGGTGCGGGCCAGCAATTGCCTGGAGTCGGAAAACATCCGTACCGTACGGGATCTGGTCACCAAGTCTGAGGATCAGCTCCTCGATGTCCGGAATTTCGGCGATACGACGCTCAACGAAGTCAAGGAAAAGCTCACCGATCTGGGGCTCCGCCTCGGGATGCGAGTGCCGACGACGGCCCGCGTGTAA